From the genome of Camarhynchus parvulus chromosome 8, STF_HiC, whole genome shotgun sequence, one region includes:
- the FUBP1 gene encoding far upstream element-binding protein 1 isoform X4, with protein sequence MADYSTVPPPAAGAPGGGGGGAGGVNDAFKDALQRARQIAAKIGGDAGTAMNSNDYGYGGQKRPLEDGDQPDAKKVAPQNDSFGNQLPPMHQQQRSVMTEEYKVPDGMVGFIIGRGGEQISRIQQESGCKIQIAPDSGGLPERSCMLTGTPESVQSAKRLLDQIVEKGRPTPGFHHGDGPGNAVQEIMIPASKAGLVIGKGGETIKQLQERAGVKMVMIQDGPQNTGADKPLRITGDPYKVQQAKEMVLELIRDQGGFREVRNEYGSRIGGNEGIDVPIPRFAVGIVIGRNGEMIKKIQNDAGVRIQFKPDDGTTPDRIAQITGPPDRCQHAAEIITDLLRSVQAGNPGGPGPGGRGRGRGQGNWNMGPPGGLQEFNFIVPTGKTGLIIGKGGETIKSISQQSGARIELQRNPPPNADPNMKMFTIRGTPQQIDYARQLIEEKIGGPVNPLGPPVPHGPHGVVPGPHGPPGPPGPGAPMGPYNPAPYNPGPPGPAPHGPPAPYAPQGWGNAYPHWQPPNPPDPGKPGTDPNSAAWAAYYAHYYQQQAQPPPAAPPGGPATTQTNGQGDQPNPAPAGQVDYTKAWEEYYKKMGQAVPAPAGAPPGGQPDYSAAWAEYYRQQAAYYAQTSPQGMPQHPPAPQTFNHH encoded by the exons ATTGCAGCGAAAATTGGCGGAGATGCTGGCACAGCAATGAATTCAAACGACTACGGTTACGGAGGGCAGAAAAGACCTCTCGAGGATGGAG ATCAACCAGATGCTAAGAAAGTTGCTCCCCAGAATGACt CTTTTGGAAATCAGCTACCACCAATGCATCAGCAGCAAAG GTCTGTGATGACAGAGGAGTACAAAGTTCCAGATGGGATGGTTGGATTCA TAATTGGCAGAGGTGGAGAGCAGATCTCACGCATACAGCAGGAGTCTGGCTGTAAAATACAGATTGCACCTG ATAGTGGAGGCCTGCCTGAAAGATCTTGTATGCTAACTGGGACACCAGAGTCTGTTCA gTCAGCAAAAAGATTGCTTGATCAGATAGTTGAAAAGGGAAGACCTACACCTGGATTTCATCATGGTGATGGACCTGGAAATGCAGTCCAAGAAATTATGATTCCAGCAAGTAAAGCAGGATTAGTTATTGGGAAAGGTGGAGAGACAATTAAACAATTACAG GAGCGGGCAGGTGTCAAAATGGTCATGATTCAAGATGGTCCACAGAACACTGGTGCAGACAAGCCCCTTAGGATAACTGGAGACCCTTATAAAGTTCAG CAAGCCAAGGAAATGGTGCTGGAGTTAATTCGTGATCAAGGTGGCTTTAGAGAGGTGCGCAACGAATATGGGTCAAGAATAGGAGGAAATGAAGGGATAGAC gttcCAATACCACGATTTGCTGTAGGTATTGTAATTGGAAGAAATGGAGAGATGATTAAGAAGATCCAGAACGATGCTGGTGTTAGGATTCAGTTCAAGCCAG ATGATGGAACAACTCCAGATAGAATAGCCCAGATCACAGGGCCTCCTGACAGATGTCAGCATGCTGCAGAAATTATTACAGATCTCCTTCGCAGTGTTCAG GCTGGTAACCCTGGTGGACCAGGACCTGGTGGTCGAGGAAGGGGTAGAGGCCAAGGCAACTGGAACATGGGGCCTCCTGGTGGATTACAGGAGTTCAATTTCATTGTCCCTACTGGCAAAACTGGATTAATTATTGGGAAAG GTGGTGAAACTATTAAAAGTATAAGCCAACAGTCCGGTGCTAGAATAGAACTTCAGAGAAATCCTCCACCTAATGCAGATCCAAACATGAAGATGTTTACTATCCGTGGAACACCCCAGCAAATAGATTATGCACGACAActtatagaagaaaagattggA GGTCCAGTGAATCCATTGGGTCCACCTGTTCCCCATGGTCCCCATGGTGTTGTTCCTGGCCCGCATGGACCTCCTGGGCCACCAGGTCCTGGTGCTCCCATGGGACCATATAATCCAGCTCCTTACAACCCAGGCCCTCCTGGTCCTGCACCTCA TGGTCCTCCAGCTCCATATgctccacagggatggggaaatgcTTATCCACACTGGCAGCCACCAAACCCACCAGACCCAG GTAAGCCAGGAACAGATCCCAATTCAGCAGCGTGGGCAGCTTATTATGCTCACTATTATcagcagcaagcacagccaccacctgcagcccctcctggtggACCAGCTACAACCCAAACCAATGGACAAG GAGATCAGCCAaatccagcaccagcagggcaggTTGACTATACCAAGGCCTGGGAGGAGTACTACAAAAAAATGG GTCAAGCtgttcctgcccctgctggggctcctccGGGCGGGCAGCCAGATTACAGTGCGGCGTGGGCTGAGTACTACAGGCAGCAGGCAGCGTACTACGCTCAGACAAGTCCCCAGGGAATGCCACAGCATCCTCCAGCACCACAG
- the FUBP1 gene encoding far upstream element-binding protein 1 isoform X3, with protein sequence MADYSTVPPPAAGAPGGGGGGAGGVNDAFKDALQRARQIAAKIGGDAGTAMNSNDYGYGGQKRPLEDGDGSWTSPSSTTHWEGMPSPFKDQPDAKKVAPQNDSFGNQLPPMHQQQRSVMTEEYKVPDGMVGFIIGRGGEQISRIQQESGCKIQIAPDSGGLPERSCMLTGTPESVQSAKRLLDQIVEKGRPTPGFHHGDGPGNAVQEIMIPASKAGLVIGKGGETIKQLQERAGVKMVMIQDGPQNTGADKPLRITGDPYKVQQAKEMVLELIRDQGGFREVPIPRFAVGIVIGRNGEMIKKIQNDAGVRIQFKPDDGTTPDRIAQITGPPDRCQHAAEIITDLLRSVQAGNPGGPGPGGRGRGRGQGNWNMGPPGGLQEFNFIVPTGKTGLIIGKGGETIKSISQQSGARIELQRNPPPNADPNMKMFTIRGTPQQIDYARQLIEEKIGGPVNPLGPPVPHGPHGVVPGPHGPPGPPGPGAPMGPYNPAPYNPGPPGPAPHGPPAPYAPQGWGNAYPHWQPPNPPDPGKPGTDPNSAAWAAYYAHYYQQQAQPPPAAPPGGPATTQTNGQGDQPNPAPAGQVDYTKAWEEYYKKMGQAVPAPAGAPPGGQPDYSAAWAEYYRQQAAYYAQTSPQGMPQHPPAPQTFNHH encoded by the exons ATTGCAGCGAAAATTGGCGGAGATGCTGGCACAGCAATGAATTCAAACGACTACGGTTACGGAGGGCAGAAAAGACCTCTCGAGGATGGAG ATGGCTCTTGGACAAGTCCGAGCAGTACAACACACTGGGAGGGAATGCCCTCTCCTTTTAAAG ATCAACCAGATGCTAAGAAAGTTGCTCCCCAGAATGACt CTTTTGGAAATCAGCTACCACCAATGCATCAGCAGCAAAG GTCTGTGATGACAGAGGAGTACAAAGTTCCAGATGGGATGGTTGGATTCA TAATTGGCAGAGGTGGAGAGCAGATCTCACGCATACAGCAGGAGTCTGGCTGTAAAATACAGATTGCACCTG ATAGTGGAGGCCTGCCTGAAAGATCTTGTATGCTAACTGGGACACCAGAGTCTGTTCA gTCAGCAAAAAGATTGCTTGATCAGATAGTTGAAAAGGGAAGACCTACACCTGGATTTCATCATGGTGATGGACCTGGAAATGCAGTCCAAGAAATTATGATTCCAGCAAGTAAAGCAGGATTAGTTATTGGGAAAGGTGGAGAGACAATTAAACAATTACAG GAGCGGGCAGGTGTCAAAATGGTCATGATTCAAGATGGTCCACAGAACACTGGTGCAGACAAGCCCCTTAGGATAACTGGAGACCCTTATAAAGTTCAG CAAGCCAAGGAAATGGTGCTGGAGTTAATTCGTGATCAAGGTGGCTTTAGAGAG gttcCAATACCACGATTTGCTGTAGGTATTGTAATTGGAAGAAATGGAGAGATGATTAAGAAGATCCAGAACGATGCTGGTGTTAGGATTCAGTTCAAGCCAG ATGATGGAACAACTCCAGATAGAATAGCCCAGATCACAGGGCCTCCTGACAGATGTCAGCATGCTGCAGAAATTATTACAGATCTCCTTCGCAGTGTTCAG GCTGGTAACCCTGGTGGACCAGGACCTGGTGGTCGAGGAAGGGGTAGAGGCCAAGGCAACTGGAACATGGGGCCTCCTGGTGGATTACAGGAGTTCAATTTCATTGTCCCTACTGGCAAAACTGGATTAATTATTGGGAAAG GTGGTGAAACTATTAAAAGTATAAGCCAACAGTCCGGTGCTAGAATAGAACTTCAGAGAAATCCTCCACCTAATGCAGATCCAAACATGAAGATGTTTACTATCCGTGGAACACCCCAGCAAATAGATTATGCACGACAActtatagaagaaaagattggA GGTCCAGTGAATCCATTGGGTCCACCTGTTCCCCATGGTCCCCATGGTGTTGTTCCTGGCCCGCATGGACCTCCTGGGCCACCAGGTCCTGGTGCTCCCATGGGACCATATAATCCAGCTCCTTACAACCCAGGCCCTCCTGGTCCTGCACCTCA TGGTCCTCCAGCTCCATATgctccacagggatggggaaatgcTTATCCACACTGGCAGCCACCAAACCCACCAGACCCAG GTAAGCCAGGAACAGATCCCAATTCAGCAGCGTGGGCAGCTTATTATGCTCACTATTATcagcagcaagcacagccaccacctgcagcccctcctggtggACCAGCTACAACCCAAACCAATGGACAAG GAGATCAGCCAaatccagcaccagcagggcaggTTGACTATACCAAGGCCTGGGAGGAGTACTACAAAAAAATGG GTCAAGCtgttcctgcccctgctggggctcctccGGGCGGGCAGCCAGATTACAGTGCGGCGTGGGCTGAGTACTACAGGCAGCAGGCAGCGTACTACGCTCAGACAAGTCCCCAGGGAATGCCACAGCATCCTCCAGCACCACAG
- the FUBP1 gene encoding far upstream element-binding protein 1 isoform X8, which produces MNSNDYGYGGQKRPLEDGDQPDAKKVAPQNDSFGNQLPPMHQQQRSVMTEEYKVPDGMVGFIIGRGGEQISRIQQESGCKIQIAPDSGGLPERSCMLTGTPESVQSAKRLLDQIVEKGRPTPGFHHGDGPGNAVQEIMIPASKAGLVIGKGGETIKQLQERAGVKMVMIQDGPQNTGADKPLRITGDPYKVQQAKEMVLELIRDQGGFREVRNEYGSRIGGNEGIDVPIPRFAVGIVIGRNGEMIKKIQNDAGVRIQFKPDDGTTPDRIAQITGPPDRCQHAAEIITDLLRSVQAGNPGGPGPGGRGRGRGQGNWNMGPPGGLQEFNFIVPTGKTGLIIGKGGETIKSISQQSGARIELQRNPPPNADPNMKMFTIRGTPQQIDYARQLIEEKIGGPVNPLGPPVPHGPHGVVPGPHGPPGPPGPGAPMGPYNPAPYNPGPPGPAPHGPPAPYAPQGWGNAYPHWQPPNPPDPGKPGTDPNSAAWAAYYAHYYQQQAQPPPAAPPGGPATTQTNGQGDQPNPAPAGQVDYTKAWEEYYKKMGQAVPAPAGAPPGGQPDYSAAWAEYYRQQAAYYAQTSPQGMPQHPPAPQTFNHH; this is translated from the exons ATGAATTCAAACGACTACGGTTACGGAGGGCAGAAAAGACCTCTCGAGGATGGAG ATCAACCAGATGCTAAGAAAGTTGCTCCCCAGAATGACt CTTTTGGAAATCAGCTACCACCAATGCATCAGCAGCAAAG GTCTGTGATGACAGAGGAGTACAAAGTTCCAGATGGGATGGTTGGATTCA TAATTGGCAGAGGTGGAGAGCAGATCTCACGCATACAGCAGGAGTCTGGCTGTAAAATACAGATTGCACCTG ATAGTGGAGGCCTGCCTGAAAGATCTTGTATGCTAACTGGGACACCAGAGTCTGTTCA gTCAGCAAAAAGATTGCTTGATCAGATAGTTGAAAAGGGAAGACCTACACCTGGATTTCATCATGGTGATGGACCTGGAAATGCAGTCCAAGAAATTATGATTCCAGCAAGTAAAGCAGGATTAGTTATTGGGAAAGGTGGAGAGACAATTAAACAATTACAG GAGCGGGCAGGTGTCAAAATGGTCATGATTCAAGATGGTCCACAGAACACTGGTGCAGACAAGCCCCTTAGGATAACTGGAGACCCTTATAAAGTTCAG CAAGCCAAGGAAATGGTGCTGGAGTTAATTCGTGATCAAGGTGGCTTTAGAGAGGTGCGCAACGAATATGGGTCAAGAATAGGAGGAAATGAAGGGATAGAC gttcCAATACCACGATTTGCTGTAGGTATTGTAATTGGAAGAAATGGAGAGATGATTAAGAAGATCCAGAACGATGCTGGTGTTAGGATTCAGTTCAAGCCAG ATGATGGAACAACTCCAGATAGAATAGCCCAGATCACAGGGCCTCCTGACAGATGTCAGCATGCTGCAGAAATTATTACAGATCTCCTTCGCAGTGTTCAG GCTGGTAACCCTGGTGGACCAGGACCTGGTGGTCGAGGAAGGGGTAGAGGCCAAGGCAACTGGAACATGGGGCCTCCTGGTGGATTACAGGAGTTCAATTTCATTGTCCCTACTGGCAAAACTGGATTAATTATTGGGAAAG GTGGTGAAACTATTAAAAGTATAAGCCAACAGTCCGGTGCTAGAATAGAACTTCAGAGAAATCCTCCACCTAATGCAGATCCAAACATGAAGATGTTTACTATCCGTGGAACACCCCAGCAAATAGATTATGCACGACAActtatagaagaaaagattggA GGTCCAGTGAATCCATTGGGTCCACCTGTTCCCCATGGTCCCCATGGTGTTGTTCCTGGCCCGCATGGACCTCCTGGGCCACCAGGTCCTGGTGCTCCCATGGGACCATATAATCCAGCTCCTTACAACCCAGGCCCTCCTGGTCCTGCACCTCA TGGTCCTCCAGCTCCATATgctccacagggatggggaaatgcTTATCCACACTGGCAGCCACCAAACCCACCAGACCCAG GTAAGCCAGGAACAGATCCCAATTCAGCAGCGTGGGCAGCTTATTATGCTCACTATTATcagcagcaagcacagccaccacctgcagcccctcctggtggACCAGCTACAACCCAAACCAATGGACAAG GAGATCAGCCAaatccagcaccagcagggcaggTTGACTATACCAAGGCCTGGGAGGAGTACTACAAAAAAATGG GTCAAGCtgttcctgcccctgctggggctcctccGGGCGGGCAGCCAGATTACAGTGCGGCGTGGGCTGAGTACTACAGGCAGCAGGCAGCGTACTACGCTCAGACAAGTCCCCAGGGAATGCCACAGCATCCTCCAGCACCACAG